The following DNA comes from Winogradskyella sp. PG-2.
AATTCTGAGATAGATGCCATTGAAAACAATGAAGCTATTGATAATGAATATTTAGCATATAATAGTGAAACCATTTTTGTAAGACTCACAAATAATGAGACGTCTTGTTATGATTTCACACAATTCTCCGTCGTAATAAATCCATTACCTTTTGTGTCTATTGAAGAACAAGTTGTTTGTTTAAATAATTTACCACTTGTTGTTTCTGCTGATACTAATAACCCTTTAGATAGTTATTTATGGTCTACGAATGCAGCGACCTCAGAAATTGAAATCTTTCAAACTGGCACATATTCTGTAACCATTACTAATGAATTTGGTTGTGAAAGTACCAGTACATTTAACGTTACTGAATCAGAATCAGCAGAAATTGACGTCATTGAAACTATTGATTTTTCAGATCCAAATAACATTACTGTAACTGTTAATGGTATTGGTAATTATCTATACCAATTAAATGATGGACCGCTTCAATCTTCAAATATTTTTGTAAACGTACCTATAGGATACAACACAATTACGATAATAGACCAAAATGGTTGTGATAGAATTACAAGAGACGTTTTAGTTATTGATACCCCAAAACATCTCTCTCCAAATGACGATGGAGATTTTGATACATGGCATATTACTGGAGTTGAAACTCTAACAGGTACAGTTATACATATCTTTGATCGCTATGGTAAACTTCTAAAAGAGTTAGGCCATAACACTTCTGGTTGGGATGGTACTTTTAACGGCAACGAAATGCCAGCAGGTGATTACTGGTATATCGCTAATGTCATTCAAAATGGGGAAAGTTTTCAAGTGAAAGGGCATTTTGCTTTAAGACGTTAGCTACAATCTAATATTAACATCTTTTATATAATCAAACGCTATTTTGATAGTTATCTTTGCTATCCCTAAAGTTATAAATGAAGCATTTTTTAGTATATACCACCTTATTATTAACACTATTTTCTTATTCGCAGAATATTAGTGTAAATAGTCAAACTTATACTCCTCAACAACTCATTGAAGATATTTTAATTGATAGTGATTGTATTACTAATGTCTTAGTAACAAATATTGTAGGTGGAGATTTTGGTGGTATAGAGCAAAGCTATGGTTTTTTTGATGCAACCGGTACTACATTTCCTTTTGAAAGTGGCATTGTCCTTAGTACTGGAAGGTTAGTTAATGTACCTGGACCAAACAATACGCTAAGTGACGATGATGCACCTAACTGGGAAGGAGATTCAGATTTAGAATTTTCCTTAAATGAAACCAATACATTAAATGCAACTCTACTAGAATTTGATTTTACATCTGTGGCATCTCAAGTAAGTTTTAGGTACATTTTTGCTTCAGAAGAATATCAAGAAAATAATCCCAACAGCTGTCAATTCTCTGACTTATTTGGGTTTTTAATCAGACCAACAGTTGGGCAAAATCAATATGAAAATATTGCACTAGTACCTGACACAAACATACCAGTTAAAGCGACAACAGTAACTCCTGGAGTGCCTGGAAGCTGTCCACCTGAAAACGAAACTTATTTTGGAAGTTACAACGGTGTCAATTCACCTATAAACTTTAATGGACAAACTGCTGTTTTAACTGCAACTGCTAACGTAGTTCCTAATCAATCCTACCATGTAAAATTGGTAATTGCAGATGAACAAAACTTTAGGTTTGATTCCGCTGTGTTTTTAGAAGCTGGTAGTTTTCAATTATCAACAGATTTGGGACCAAGCCGACTCATTGCAACAGGAAACGCTTTGTGTGAAGGAGAAACTCTAGATCTCATTGTTGATGAAGCTGGATTACCCTCTATTGATTGGTATAAAGATGATATTCTAATACAATCAACTCCAAGTGGATGTGTAGGTTGTGAGACATTTACTATAATCGAACCAGGAACTTATACTGTTGAAGTAGGTCTTGCAGATGGTTGTATTTCCTTTGGAGAAGTGGTTATTGAATATTCTCCTTTACCTGTCGGACAAGATTCAATTTTAATAGAATGTGATGTAAATCAAGATGGATTAACCACTTTTAATCTCTTTGATGCTACTAATAATTTAACTAACTCTGATGACTCATTAGCAATTCAAAATTTTTATCTAACAGAATCTGATGCTGAAAATAATATAAATCCAGTTTCAAATCCAACCAATTTTCAGAATACAGCACCTTTTCAAACAGTTTTCGCAAGAGTCATAAATGCTGCAAATTGTTTTGATATTGCTGAATTAGAATTACAAACATCTAATAATATAATAAGTATACCAGATTTAGGTGCCTGTGATGGAGACATTAGAGATGGTTTTGCAAATTTTACACTAAATGACATCGCTGCATCAATTATAACTCAGATACCTACGAATGCTGAAGTCACATATTATGAAAACGAATCAGATGCATTAAGTGAGGTTAATGCACTACAAAGTAACTATGAAAATAGTATAGTAGATTCACAAACCATATTCGTGAAAATTAAAAACAATAATCAATGTTTTAGTATTACAACCGTTAACCTCAATGTACTTTATACTCCACTTTTAGAACAGGATGAAACTATCCTTTACTGCCTTAATGCATTCCCAGAAACAATAACGATTTATGGAGGTATCCTCAATGATTTACCTAATAACTATTATTATCAATGGTTCTATAATGGAACGTTGACAGATGTTACAACATTATTTAATGAGATTAACGAGGTTGGTATATATACTGTTATTGTTACAGATCCTAATGGCTGTTCAGCTCGTAGAACAATTACTATAAATCCTTCTGAAATTGCCATAATTGAAAATATCACCATAGAAGGTATTGCCCCAAATAACACTGTAACTATAGATGTTACTGGAAATGGTTTTTATGACTTTGCTGTAGATGATATTGATGGTTTTTATCAAGAAAGCAATGTGTTTACCAATTTATCAGCAGGTTTTCACACCTTTTATATACGAGATAGAAATGGTTGTGGCATTACAGAAGAAATCATTTCTGTTCTTGGTTTTCCAAAATTCTTTACACCAAATGGAGATACTGACAACGAAACATGGAAAGTGAGAGGTACCAATACGCAATTCAGTCAATTAGAATCTATTAATATTTTTAATCGTTACGGAAAACTAATCATACAACTCAATTCAGAACAAACAAGTTGGGATGGCAATCTTAATGGAAATAAACTAGCTAGTGATGATTATTGGTATGTCGCAAAGTTTATAGACGGCAGATCTTATACTGGTCATTTTGCGCTCAAGCGATAATCAAAATTAATATTTCATTTTTAGGACATGTTACATGCGTAACACCCTTTGTTACATAATTACCAGAGTTAACTCATTCATATTTATAATATTGTATATATTAAATTTATCAGTTAATATTATCATGAATTTAAAGTATATCATCATTATCTTAATATTCCCTCTAATTTGTATTGGGCAAAATCAAGAAAAAATTGATTCTTTAAAAGCGCTCATTAAAACATCTAAAAAATTATATAAAAAAGGCCTATTAGATAGTAGCTATAAATATGCAAAAGTTAGTTACAATTTGGCGAAACAACTAAATGCCGATTCCTTACAGGTAGAAATTTGTGGAACTCTGAGTATACTTGAGCCTAATTTAACAAAAGCATTAGCCTATATAGAGGAGTCTGAGCAATTTGCTATAAAAAACAATCAATGGAAACACCTAAAAAACATCTATTATACTAGAGGTGCGCTCTATTACAGAAAAAACATGAATGGCAGTGCTCTCGAGCATTTTCTTAGATTAGATTCTCTTTTAGAAATTAAGCAACGAGACAAATTCTTAACTGCCATGACTAAAGTAAAAATTATCGAAATTCTTTATGAATCGCGTTCTGTCAATGACACCAGTTATTTTCCTCAATTAAATAAAAACATTAATGATGGTCTTAAATTAGTTGAAGACGGATTAAAAATTGAAAAAGATAGTCTAGACTTCTACAATGCAAATTTTCTTAATGTCCCAGCAGCTATTTTTTACGAATATCAAGCCTATTTAGATACGGAAAGAAATCACCCTCAAAAAGCCATTGCTAATTACCAAATAGCACTAACATATACTGTACATAGTGATACTATATTTAAGGAAAATCATCTTAGAAAATCTTTAATCTATAATGGATTAGCAAACTTATATAATAAAAACAATCAACTAGATTCAGCTTTATATTATTTCAAAAAAGAATTAAAAGCAATTAATAAAAGTACTGACACTCTAAAAATGGCAATTACGCATTATAACATTGCCAAATTTTACAATACTAATAAAAAACCAGAAAAGGCATTAGAGCACTTAAATACGTCTCAGGAACTTATGGATAATGCTTATTTTGTTCGTGAAGAAAACGAGTATGACATCCAAGAAATCTTTGCAAGTGTCTATTTTAATCTCGGGAAATTTGATAAAGCATTTGAGGCATCAGAAAAAGCAAGACATCACCTTATGTCAATTCAAACCGAATTTAATAAGAAAAATATATCAGAGCTTGAAACAAAGTACCAGACCTCTAAAAAGGAACAAGAGATTAAATTGCTTAAATCTCAAAATGAAATCATAGAAGAACAAAAAAAGAACGAACGCTATATTTTGTTAGGGAGTATATGTATTCTTTCTATTATTGGTTTTGCTCTATATTTTCTTTTTCGAAATCGTCAAAAAACAAACACCAAATTAAAGGAATTAGACACACTAAAATCTAACTTCTTTGCTAATATTTCGCATGAGTTTCGCACACCTTTAACATTAATAAACAGTCCTATCGATGATATTTTAACAGAAGATTCTATATCTAATCAAAAGCGACAACAATTTACTATAGCCAAGCAAAATTCTGAACGGCTTTTAAAACTTGTTAATCAAGTTCTAGACTTATCTAAAATTGATGAAGGGCAGTTAAAATTAAAGCTACAACAAGGCAATGTGCTTCAACTTATTTTAGCACTAAGTGAAGCTTTCACTTACCAAGCACTACAAAAAAATATTAGCTATATCCTTAATATAAATCATAGTATTGAGGAGGTTTGGTTTGATAAAGATGCTATTGAAAAGATAGCAATTAACCTTTTATCTAATGCCATAAAATATACACCAGAAAATGGATTTATAACAACTGAAGCCTATATAGAAAAAAACAGACTATTTCTAAAAGTAAAAAACTCTGGAAGAGGCTTAACAGCTTTTGAACTCGATAATATTTTTGGGCGTTTTTACCAAACTAATGAGCAAAATCAAGGTTCTGGTATTGGTTTAGCTCTGGTTAAAGAATTGGTAGAATTACATAAAGGAAAAATCGAAGTTCATAGTATACCAAACAAGGAAACACTATTTAGCCTCAGTCTATCTGTGGACGAAAATAACTTCAAAAACAACACTATTTTAGTTAAGTCTAATAACGAAATTACAACCGAGACACATTTACACTCAGACCCTAAAATTGAAGATGATGAGGTCTTTACAAATAGTGACTTACCTATTCTACTAATCGTAGAAGACAATGAAGACTTAAGGCATTTAATAAAACATATTTTTAAAGACAATTATAGTATTATTACTGCACCGAACGGAAAAATTGGAGTTGAACTGGCTTTAGAACATATTCCAGATCTTATTATTTCGGATATTATGATGCCTATCAAAGATGGTATTGCGCTTACTAAAGACATAAAAAATGATGAGCGATCATCGCATATCCCAATAATATTACTGACGGCAAAAGCAGAAGTAGAAAGTCAGTTCTCAGGTATAGATTCTGGTGCCGACGATTATATTACCAAGCCTTTTGACAAAAAATTATTAGCACTTAAAGTCGAAAAACTCATTGCATCGAGGAAACAACTACAATTGCGTTACAGCCAAGAACTGGTATTACTACCAAAAGATATTTCTATTACTAATTTAGATGAACAGTTCTTGGAAAAAGTACAAACTACATTAGACAAAAACCTCATCGAGCCCTCATTTAATGTTACGGAATTCTCAGAAGCTGTTGGCATGAGTCGTATGCAATTACACAGAAAACTCAAAGCATTGACTGGTTTTACAGCATCAGAATTTATTCGTTCTCAACGTCTAAAGCTGGCTGCGCAGTTTCTAAAAACCTCAGATATTAATATCTCGCAAGTTGGGTATTCTGTAGGTTTTAATGACCATTCTTACTTTACCAAATGCTTTAAAGACTTTTACAAATGCACACCAACGGAGTATACAAAACGTAAATAAAACTAACTTCAAAACCCTTAGAACCCTTATTATTAATAGTATGTTACAATAGTTACAACTCTTGTTACATACCTCACAGTCTTCTTATTGGTATGCCTATAGTTTTGTGGTGTATGAAAAAAAAACGTACAACCTACAAAAGCGAAATTGACCATTTTCAGTCAAAAACGATTTACATAAATGTTAATCATCTCACTTCTGGTAAATATGTTTTAAACATCACACATAATAATAAAATCATAAAGAAAACCACTTTTAATAAATAATCTGATAAAACTAAAATCTACAGACACCCATGCAACGATTTAAAGATGACATAACTTAAAGATTAGAGAGATATAAAACATATCTATCTAACAAAAGAAAGCCGCTGTAGGGAGCGGCTTTCTTTAAAATATTAGCTAAAAACAAAAAAATGAAAAATTATCTCACACTCTGTATTATTATGATTTGTATTACTTCTGTGTTAAATTCACAAGTTGGCATTAATACTACAGATCCACAAGCTCAATTAGATATTCGTTCGTCAAATCAAGCCGCACCAATAGCTACGGATGGCATACTCATCCCAAAAGTAGATGTGTTTCCAACTGGAGTCAGTTCAAATCAAGATGCCATGATGGTTTACCTTACGACTACAGTTGGTAGTGACGCACCAGGATTTTATTACTACAGTCATGGAGCGGGATGGTTACCAATTGGCAGTGGAGCAAGAATAATTAATGATTTAATAGATGGTAAATCTGATAATGATGGCTCAGATAATGGTTCTTCAATTTTTTTAGGTATTGATGCAGGTCTTAATGATGATAGTTCCAATAATCATAATATAGGTGTTGGATTTCAATCTCTTCGTTTAAATAGTACAGGCAGTGAAAATACAGCAATTGGACATCAAGCTTTATCTTTAAATACAACAGGTACTCTAAATGTAGCAACAGGATTTAGGGCTCTATTTCTTAATGCAGAAGGAAGTTATAATACAGCCACAGGATATAGGGCTTTGCGATATAATACAGAAGGAAATGGAAATGTAGCAACAGGATATCAATCTTTATACCGTAACATAACAGGGAATTCTAATATTGCAACTGGAAATAACAGCTTACTCTCAAATACTGAAGGGGATTATAATATTGCTACTGGAACTAGAGCCTTAGGTGAGAATTTAATTGGAAGCTTTAATATAGCTAATGGTTATTATGCTTTAAATTTAAATACTGAAGGAAATTCTAATATCGCTATTGGAACTCAAAGTCAATATTCAAATATTACAGGTGATTATAATGTCGCTTATGGTGCTCAATCTTTATATGGTAACTCAACAGGATCTTACAATATTGCTTTAGGTTATCGTGCAGGTTATAATGAAACAGGTTCTAATAGATTATATATAGAAAACAGTAGTTCTGCTTTTCCCTTAATTTACGGTGAATTCGATACTGATCTTTTAAGAATAAATGGCACTTTAGATATCAATAATGCGTATCAATTCCCTACAGCAGATGGAACTGTAAATCAAATCATGCAAACTGATGGCGCAGGAAATGTGACTTGGGCTAATGCGGTAATCAATGAAATAAATGATTTAACAGATGCAAAGTCAGATAATGATGGTTCAGAAAATGGTTCGTCCATTTTTTTAGGTATTGGAGCTGGTATTAATGACGATAGTTCAGATAACCGAAATATAGGAATTGGATATCAGTCTCTTAATTTAACAAATATAGGTGATAATAATGTAGCTTTTGATTATCAATCTTTAATTAATAACTCAACTGGATCTAATAACATCGCAATTGGGTATGAAACTCTAAATAATAATATAACAGGATCTAGTAACATCGCAATTGGTTTTCAAGCAGGTTATAATGAAACAGGATCAAATAGATTATATATAGAAAATTCAGGTACAAATAACGCTCTTATTTATGGCGAATTTGATAATGACTTCATACGTATAAATGGCAGTCTAGATGTTACAGATGATTTAAGTGTTACTGATAATTTGAATGTCACTGGTACAATAGACGTAACTGAAGAAATAAATCGAGTAGCAACAGGTAATGCTAACATCGTTCCTATTGCTTATGGAACAGTTGAGTCTAATGGTAATGTTTTAAGTGGTACAGGTAATTTTACAGCAAGTTTAGCTTCTGGTGTTTTAACCATTAGTGTCAATACTGTAACATTAAGTGTGAATAATACCTCATGTGTAGTAACACCTTATTCAACTGCTTTTAGAACATCTAGCATTATTATAAGTGGTGGAGATATACAAGTTCGTATATTCAATAGTTCTGGCACTTTAACACCAACAACCTTTCAATTTACTATTTATAAATTATAGCATTATTAAATAAACGTCTTAAGTTCACTGCACAATTCTTAAAAACTCAGGTTTGCACTAATGCTTTTTTATAACAATTATATAGTCCAAAACTTATAATTGGAGTTATGAATTTTCTTTCAAAATAATATTACGAATACCTTTAGCAATCAGTAAAATGGAATTGATTTCTGCTAATCTTTGTCGTAACTTTGTGTTATGCGATTTAAAATTGAATCAGATTACAAACCAACAGGAGACCAACCAGAAGCTATAAAACAATTAGTAGGTGGTATTGACAGTAAAGAAAAGTACCAAACTCTTTTAGGTGTAACTGGTTCTGGAAAAACCTTCACGGTTGCTAATGTCATCGAAGAAGTGCAGCGTCCAACATTAGTTTTAGCTCATAATAAAACGTTGGCAGCGCAACTCTATTCTGAATTTAAACAGTTTTTTCCTGATAATGCTGTTGAGTACTTTGTATCCTATTACGATTATTATCAACCAGAGGCTTACATTCCTGTATCTGGTGTATATATAGAGAAAGACTTATCTATTAACGAAGAAATAGAGAAGATGCGATTAAGCACAACCTCTTCTCTACTCTCTGGCCGTCGCGATGTGATTGTTGTAGCTTCCGTATCTTGTTTGTATGGTATTGGTAATCCTGTTGAATTTCAAAAAAATGTAATTACGATTGAACGCGATCAAGTGATTTCTCGTACTAAACTATTACATCAATTGGTACAAAGTTTATACTCTCGTACTGAAGCCGACTTTAAAAATGGAAACTTTAGAATAAAAGGTGATACGGTAGATGTCTTTCCAGGTTATTCTGACAACGCCTTTAGAATTCACTTCTTTGGAGACGAAATTGAAGAGATTGAAGCCTTTGATGCACATACCAACGAAATTATAGAACGTTATGATCGCCTAAATATCTATCCTGCAAATATGTTTGTCACCTCGCCAGATGTTTTGAATGGTGCAATAAAGGATATTCAAGATGATTTAGTAAAACAGCACGATTATTTCAAAGAAATAGGAAAACATCTCGAGGCCAAACGACTTAAAGAGCGCACCGAATTTGATCTAGAAATGATTCGTGAGTTAGGTTATTGCTCAGGAATTGAAAACTACTCAAGATATTTAGATGGAAGAGCTCCAGGAACTCGTCCTTTCTGTTTATTAGATTATTTTCCTGATGATTATTTAATGGTTGTAGATGAAAGTCATGTAACCATTTCTCAAGTCCATGCTATGTATGGTGGTGATAGAAGCCGTAAAGTAAATCTTGTAGATTATGGTTTTCGTTTACCAGCCGCAATGGACAATAGACCTTTAAAGTTTGAAGAGTTTGAAGCATTACAAAACCAAGTAATTTATGTTTCTGCAACTCCAGCGGATTACGAAATGCAAAAAACAGATGGAGTATACGTAGAGCAAGTCATTCGTCCTACGGGATTGTTAGATCCAATTATTGAAGTTAGACCAAGTCTAAACCAAATTGATAATTTAATTGAAGAAATACAAGATCGTGTTGAAAAGGATGAGCGTACTTTGGTGACGACATTAACTAAGCGAATGGCTGAAGAATTAGTTAAATATTTAACTCGTATTTCGATTCGTTGTCGTTTTATCCATAGTGATGTGGATACTTTAGAGCGTGTTGAAATAATGCAAGATTTACGCAAAGGTGTTTTTGATGTACTGGTTGGTGTTAACTTATTACGAGAAGGCTTAGATTTACCAGAAGTCTCTTTAGTTGCAATTTTAGATGCTGATAAAGAAGGTTTTTTAAGATCTACGCGTTCTCTTACACAAACAGTTGGTAGAGCCGCAAGAAACCTCAATGGAAAAGCAATTATGTATGCAGATAAGATGACTAAGAGCATGCAAAAAACAATTGATGAAACTGAATATCGTAGAGAAAAGCAAATAGCTTACAACACCAAACATAATATTAAACCGAAAGCATTAAATAAAAGCTTAGATAGTGCTTTAGCTAAAAATTCTGTGAGTACTTACAGAACGGAATTAGATGCCAAAATTGCTGCAGAACCTGAAAGTGAATATCTAACAAAAGGTGAGCTCGAAAAGAAAATAAGAGAAAAGCGTAAATTAATGGAGCAATCCGCAAAAGCTTTAGACTTTATGGAAGCCGCTCGGTTTAGAGATGAGATTACAGCTTATCAAAATAAACTAGAAAAATTAAAAGTAAAATAGGGTTACCTAATTAATTATACTGTACTTTAAAAATGTCAATTAAAAAATCTGGTGGTACAATTTTGTTTGGGAAACTATCCATTAAATCTAAGACGCGATTAATAGATTCGTGACTTAATCCCATTCGTAAACCAAAATTATGAATCTTCACTAATTGTTTAGGGGCTACTCTATGATCTAAATTCATAAGTAGTACTAATCTGTGAAACTGAACAATACGCTCACTGTGTGTTTTTAGATGCACATAGGTAACAGGATGATCAAATAGGTATTCAAAGTCTTCTTTTGATATATCCAACTGTTTGGCGATACTAAATAAAAAATTATATTCAATCGACTTTATATTTTCATCTGTTTGAGCAAAAGCAATCATTTCGGATAGCAAACTCAATTTTTCAGCTCTGTTAATCATGGGTTAGATAGTATTATTTTATTATTGTAAAGTTAAGTAGGTAGTTTATTTTATTGTCGTTGATATCTTGTATCTTGTCGAAAAGTTAGGTGTACTTTGTCGGAATTATTTAGCGTTTATCAACTCAACTTTGTAGCTAGCATACTACATAAAAATAATTTTGAGGACGTTCATCTATTTTTTTTAGCAATGAACCTTAAAATTTTACATTTAAACTGATTTTGGTATTCAACCTATTGAGGGCAAATGAACCTAATTGGGTAAACCTAAAGAAGAATATAAAAACAAGAAAAGAATTAAATATGACAAATAATGACATATTCAAAAAGTTGAGAGTAGCGCATAAGTTGAGAGATGACGATATGGTAAAAATTTTAGCATTGGTAGATTTTAGGATTTCTAAAAGTGAACTAAATGCTTTCTTTAGAAATGAAGATCACCCAAAGTATATGCCATGTGGAGATCAAATTCTTAGAAACTTCCTTAATGGGTTAATTATTCATTTAAGAGGACCTATGCCTAAAAAACAAAATTCAAATAAGGATAAACAAAAAAAGAGTAACAGTTAATGTTACTCTTTTTATTTAATTTTACATAACCTTATTTAGATTTTACCATCTTAACAGGAACTTTAAATGACTTACTATAACCAACAGCTTTCTTAGAAAGTTTTTTATAGTTTAAGCGGCTCTTAATAAAAGATTCAACAGTCTTATTATCAGTATCTACAGATAATACTACAATTTCATTCTCTTCATTAATAAAAATTTTCACCATTGCGTTAATAGTTTCATCCAATTGAAAATTTGGATTTTGCAATAAATCTCCAATAGATTTAGAGATTGAAGCTGGTTCAGCTTTTTCATTTGGATTTGTGCTCGCTGAAAGTACACTACTAAACGTAACTGCTACGACTAGTACTAACATTTTTAATGTTTTCATAATTATTCGATTTTTAGATTGATACTCTATAGACGATTAATTATTAATGATGTTACACTATTAAGAGTTGAATTAACATAGTTTAACACTGACTAACAATCATTTAACATTAGGGCAAAAAAAATGCGCCTTTTGGCGCATTTTTTTATATAATATGTAGACTATGTTTATGAAAGTACCGCTTGTACTTTATCCGCAGCTTCTTGAAATTCAGTTGCACT
Coding sequences within:
- the uvrB gene encoding excinuclease ABC subunit UvrB, which codes for MRFKIESDYKPTGDQPEAIKQLVGGIDSKEKYQTLLGVTGSGKTFTVANVIEEVQRPTLVLAHNKTLAAQLYSEFKQFFPDNAVEYFVSYYDYYQPEAYIPVSGVYIEKDLSINEEIEKMRLSTTSSLLSGRRDVIVVASVSCLYGIGNPVEFQKNVITIERDQVISRTKLLHQLVQSLYSRTEADFKNGNFRIKGDTVDVFPGYSDNAFRIHFFGDEIEEIEAFDAHTNEIIERYDRLNIYPANMFVTSPDVLNGAIKDIQDDLVKQHDYFKEIGKHLEAKRLKERTEFDLEMIRELGYCSGIENYSRYLDGRAPGTRPFCLLDYFPDDYLMVVDESHVTISQVHAMYGGDRSRKVNLVDYGFRLPAAMDNRPLKFEEFEALQNQVIYVSATPADYEMQKTDGVYVEQVIRPTGLLDPIIEVRPSLNQIDNLIEEIQDRVEKDERTLVTTLTKRMAEELVKYLTRISIRCRFIHSDVDTLERVEIMQDLRKGVFDVLVGVNLLREGLDLPEVSLVAILDADKEGFLRSTRSLTQTVGRAARNLNGKAIMYADKMTKSMQKTIDETEYRREKQIAYNTKHNIKPKALNKSLDSALAKNSVSTYRTELDAKIAAEPESEYLTKGELEKKIREKRKLMEQSAKALDFMEAARFRDEITAYQNKLEKLKVK
- a CDS encoding T9SS type B sorting domain-containing protein — its product is MKHFLVYTTLLLTLFSYSQNISVNSQTYTPQQLIEDILIDSDCITNVLVTNIVGGDFGGIEQSYGFFDATGTTFPFESGIVLSTGRLVNVPGPNNTLSDDDAPNWEGDSDLEFSLNETNTLNATLLEFDFTSVASQVSFRYIFASEEYQENNPNSCQFSDLFGFLIRPTVGQNQYENIALVPDTNIPVKATTVTPGVPGSCPPENETYFGSYNGVNSPINFNGQTAVLTATANVVPNQSYHVKLVIADEQNFRFDSAVFLEAGSFQLSTDLGPSRLIATGNALCEGETLDLIVDEAGLPSIDWYKDDILIQSTPSGCVGCETFTIIEPGTYTVEVGLADGCISFGEVVIEYSPLPVGQDSILIECDVNQDGLTTFNLFDATNNLTNSDDSLAIQNFYLTESDAENNINPVSNPTNFQNTAPFQTVFARVINAANCFDIAELELQTSNNIISIPDLGACDGDIRDGFANFTLNDIAASIITQIPTNAEVTYYENESDALSEVNALQSNYENSIVDSQTIFVKIKNNNQCFSITTVNLNVLYTPLLEQDETILYCLNAFPETITIYGGILNDLPNNYYYQWFYNGTLTDVTTLFNEINEVGIYTVIVTDPNGCSARRTITINPSEIAIIENITIEGIAPNNTVTIDVTGNGFYDFAVDDIDGFYQESNVFTNLSAGFHTFYIRDRNGCGITEEIISVLGFPKFFTPNGDTDNETWKVRGTNTQFSQLESINIFNRYGKLIIQLNSEQTSWDGNLNGNKLASDDYWYVAKFIDGRSYTGHFALKR
- a CDS encoding DUF1456 family protein, which encodes MRANEPNWVNLKKNIKTRKELNMTNNDIFKKLRVAHKLRDDDMVKILALVDFRISKSELNAFFRNEDHPKYMPCGDQILRNFLNGLIIHLRGPMPKKQNSNKDKQKKSNS
- a CDS encoding response regulator; translation: MNLKYIIIILIFPLICIGQNQEKIDSLKALIKTSKKLYKKGLLDSSYKYAKVSYNLAKQLNADSLQVEICGTLSILEPNLTKALAYIEESEQFAIKNNQWKHLKNIYYTRGALYYRKNMNGSALEHFLRLDSLLEIKQRDKFLTAMTKVKIIEILYESRSVNDTSYFPQLNKNINDGLKLVEDGLKIEKDSLDFYNANFLNVPAAIFYEYQAYLDTERNHPQKAIANYQIALTYTVHSDTIFKENHLRKSLIYNGLANLYNKNNQLDSALYYFKKELKAINKSTDTLKMAITHYNIAKFYNTNKKPEKALEHLNTSQELMDNAYFVREENEYDIQEIFASVYFNLGKFDKAFEASEKARHHLMSIQTEFNKKNISELETKYQTSKKEQEIKLLKSQNEIIEEQKKNERYILLGSICILSIIGFALYFLFRNRQKTNTKLKELDTLKSNFFANISHEFRTPLTLINSPIDDILTEDSISNQKRQQFTIAKQNSERLLKLVNQVLDLSKIDEGQLKLKLQQGNVLQLILALSEAFTYQALQKNISYILNINHSIEEVWFDKDAIEKIAINLLSNAIKYTPENGFITTEAYIEKNRLFLKVKNSGRGLTAFELDNIFGRFYQTNEQNQGSGIGLALVKELVELHKGKIEVHSIPNKETLFSLSLSVDENNFKNNTILVKSNNEITTETHLHSDPKIEDDEVFTNSDLPILLIVEDNEDLRHLIKHIFKDNYSIITAPNGKIGVELALEHIPDLIISDIMMPIKDGIALTKDIKNDERSSHIPIILLTAKAEVESQFSGIDSGADDYITKPFDKKLLALKVEKLIASRKQLQLRYSQELVLLPKDISITNLDEQFLEKVQTTLDKNLIEPSFNVTEFSEAVGMSRMQLHRKLKALTGFTASEFIRSQRLKLAAQFLKTSDINISQVGYSVGFNDHSYFTKCFKDFYKCTPTEYTKRK
- a CDS encoding beta strand repeat-containing protein, translated to MKNYLTLCIIMICITSVLNSQVGINTTDPQAQLDIRSSNQAAPIATDGILIPKVDVFPTGVSSNQDAMMVYLTTTVGSDAPGFYYYSHGAGWLPIGSGARIINDLIDGKSDNDGSDNGSSIFLGIDAGLNDDSSNNHNIGVGFQSLRLNSTGSENTAIGHQALSLNTTGTLNVATGFRALFLNAEGSYNTATGYRALRYNTEGNGNVATGYQSLYRNITGNSNIATGNNSLLSNTEGDYNIATGTRALGENLIGSFNIANGYYALNLNTEGNSNIAIGTQSQYSNITGDYNVAYGAQSLYGNSTGSYNIALGYRAGYNETGSNRLYIENSSSAFPLIYGEFDTDLLRINGTLDINNAYQFPTADGTVNQIMQTDGAGNVTWANAVINEINDLTDAKSDNDGSENGSSIFLGIGAGINDDSSDNRNIGIGYQSLNLTNIGDNNVAFDYQSLINNSTGSNNIAIGYETLNNNITGSSNIAIGFQAGYNETGSNRLYIENSGTNNALIYGEFDNDFIRINGSLDVTDDLSVTDNLNVTGTIDVTEEINRVATGNANIVPIAYGTVESNGNVLSGTGNFTASLASGVLTISVNTVTLSVNNTSCVVTPYSTAFRTSSIIISGGDIQVRIFNSSGTLTPTTFQFTIYKL